From Pseudomonas sp. StFLB209, a single genomic window includes:
- a CDS encoding C40 family peptidase: MQVLRFAPLVPLALVTFLFGCSTQSSVTQPEQFAQYQNSVTAQSSARQAHNIRAQQALEAEEELAEFTDENAYQLPLLADSILERGKALIGTRYRFGGNSTAGFDCSGFISYLFREEAGMTLPRSSRDMMKIDAPQVSRHDLKPGDLLFFSTAGRGRISHAAIYLGDDQFIHSSSRRSGGVRIDSLDDTYWSKTFVEAKRALVLAPASGEAQTTAMTSTSVKPVSNKRHN, translated from the coding sequence ATGCAAGTTTTACGCTTCGCACCCCTCGTGCCACTCGCTTTAGTTACTTTTCTATTCGGCTGCTCCACCCAGTCATCGGTGACCCAGCCAGAGCAATTCGCTCAATACCAGAATTCCGTTACCGCTCAATCCAGTGCCCGTCAGGCGCACAACATCCGTGCCCAGCAAGCTCTGGAAGCGGAAGAAGAGCTGGCCGAGTTCACCGACGAGAACGCCTACCAGCTGCCGTTGCTGGCAGACAGCATTCTGGAGCGCGGCAAGGCGCTGATCGGCACCCGTTACCGCTTTGGCGGCAACTCCACTGCCGGTTTCGATTGCAGCGGTTTCATCAGCTACCTGTTCCGCGAAGAAGCCGGCATGACCCTGCCGCGTTCGAGCCGCGACATGATGAAAATCGACGCCCCGCAGGTCTCGCGTCATGACCTCAAGCCAGGCGACCTGCTGTTCTTCAGCACTGCCGGCCGCGGCCGTATCAGCCACGCTGCGATCTATCTGGGCGACGACCAGTTCATCCACTCCAGCAGCCGCCGTAGCGGTGGGGTGCGGATCGACAGCCTGGACGACACCTACTGGAGCAAAACCTTCGTCGAAGCCAAGCGCGCTCTGGTGTTGGCACCAGCCTCCGGTGAGGCCCAGACCACTGCAATGACTTCCACCAGCGTCAAGCCGGTCAGCAACAAGCGTCATAACTAA
- a CDS encoding NAD-dependent deacylase yields MVAAPLDQQLIRQAAAALRHAQRILIITGAGLSADSGLPTYRGLGGLYNGRTDDGLPIEMALSGPMLRRDPALCWKYIAELGKACLAGEPNIAHYAIAQLQRLKPDCWVLTQNVDGYHRAAGSPPERLIEIHGQMTPLFCQACGAEDPQLAGHLSAELPPLCSHCHGILRPPVVLFQEMLPEPAIDALQAQMALGFDAVLSIGTTASFPYIHEPVLRTRITGGFTLEINPQATDHSAGMDIFLQGRAAHVMPELISHI; encoded by the coding sequence GTGGTAGCGGCGCCGCTCGATCAGCAACTGATCCGCCAGGCCGCCGCCGCCTTGCGGCATGCCCAACGTATTCTGATCATCACCGGTGCCGGTCTGTCGGCCGATTCAGGGTTGCCGACCTATCGTGGTCTGGGCGGCCTGTATAACGGCCGTACCGATGATGGCTTGCCTATTGAAATGGCGCTGTCCGGGCCGATGCTGCGCCGCGATCCGGCGCTGTGTTGGAAATACATCGCTGAACTGGGCAAGGCCTGCCTTGCTGGCGAGCCCAACATCGCCCATTACGCCATCGCGCAATTACAGCGCCTCAAGCCTGATTGCTGGGTGCTGACCCAGAATGTCGATGGCTATCACCGGGCTGCGGGCAGTCCGCCGGAGCGCCTGATCGAGATTCATGGGCAAATGACTCCGCTGTTTTGCCAGGCGTGCGGCGCCGAAGACCCGCAACTGGCCGGGCACCTGTCAGCCGAGCTACCGCCGCTGTGTAGCCATTGTCATGGCATTTTGCGACCGCCGGTTGTTCTGTTCCAGGAAATGCTCCCTGAGCCCGCTATAGACGCTCTGCAAGCGCAAATGGCGCTGGGTTTCGACGCGGTGCTGAGTATCGGCACCACCGCCAGCTTTCCCTATATTCACGAGCCGGTGTTGCGCACGCGGATTACCGGCGGCTTTACCCTGGAAATCAATCCTCAGGCCACTGATCACAGTGCGGGGATGGATATTTTCCTGCAGGGCCGGGCGGCACATGTCATGCCGGAACTCATAAGTCACATTTAA
- the hda gene encoding DnaA regulatory inactivator Hda translates to MKPVQLPLSVRLRDDATFINYYPGANAAALGYVERLCEADAGWTESLIYLWGKDGVGRSHLLQAACLRFKQLGEPAVYLPLTELLEQGVELFDHLEQYELVCLDDLQAIAGKADWEEALFHLFNRLRDSGRRLLIAASKSPRELSIKLPDLKSRLTMALVFQMRGLSDEDKLRALQLRASRRGLHLTDEVGHFILTRGTRSMSALFELLERLDQASLQEKRKLTIPFLKETLGW, encoded by the coding sequence ATGAAACCGGTTCAGCTGCCCCTGAGTGTGCGTCTGCGCGATGACGCCACTTTCATCAATTACTATCCCGGCGCCAACGCGGCGGCCCTCGGCTATGTCGAGCGGTTGTGCGAGGCCGATGCGGGATGGACCGAAAGCCTCATCTATCTGTGGGGCAAAGACGGGGTGGGGCGCTCTCATCTGTTGCAGGCGGCCTGCCTGCGCTTCAAGCAACTGGGCGAGCCGGCGGTCTACCTGCCGCTGACCGAGTTGCTCGAGCAGGGCGTCGAGCTGTTCGATCATCTTGAGCAGTACGAACTGGTTTGCCTGGATGACTTGCAGGCCATCGCCGGCAAGGCTGACTGGGAAGAGGCGCTGTTTCACCTGTTCAATCGTTTGCGTGACAGTGGCCGGCGTTTATTGATTGCCGCGTCCAAGTCACCTCGCGAGCTGTCGATCAAGCTGCCTGACCTCAAGTCACGCCTGACCATGGCGCTGGTGTTCCAGATGCGCGGCCTGTCTGATGAAGACAAGCTGCGCGCCTTGCAACTGCGTGCCTCGCGCCGTGGTCTGCACCTCACCGACGAAGTCGGGCATTTCATTCTGACCCGTGGCACGCGCAGCATGAGTGCGTTGTTCGAACTGCTTGAACGCCTCGATCAGGCCTCGCTGCAAGAAAAGCGCAAACTGACCATTCCTTTTCTCAAGGAAACCCTTGGGTGGTAG